In Planctomycetia bacterium, one DNA window encodes the following:
- a CDS encoding Mu-like prophage major head subunit gpT family protein: MAVINTGLLTKGLRSEFFNRFGATRTHFGELSTRIVSTSDHETYRWLGTVPKLREWGSGRLTQGLRSESYSVSNLKYEATIEVDRDEIADDQTGQIRLRVAELAQRAATHKDYLIAQLLIGGETSGNNSYDGVSFFNGAHASGDSGSQGNLLTASAQNEDAPTVAEFKEALKAAIGAMLAFKDDQGEPMLIDTTGLVCVVPPTMLFTATEAINSTVVDNTSNALAGIAKVVSMPWLTDLSKWYLLKTDGVVRPFIFQDREPIEFSALSEDSEEAFRREKFLYGVRARYRMTYGYWQYAVRTDFV; this comes from the coding sequence ATGGCGGTGATTAATACGGGGTTGTTGACGAAGGGTTTGCGGAGCGAGTTTTTCAATCGGTTCGGCGCGACGCGGACGCATTTCGGGGAGCTGTCGACGCGGATCGTGTCGACGAGCGATCACGAGACGTATCGGTGGCTGGGGACGGTTCCGAAATTGCGCGAATGGGGCAGCGGTCGGCTGACGCAGGGGCTGCGAAGCGAGAGCTACTCGGTGTCGAACCTGAAGTACGAGGCGACGATCGAGGTGGATCGCGACGAGATCGCGGATGACCAGACGGGCCAGATCCGGTTGCGGGTGGCGGAGCTGGCGCAGCGGGCGGCGACGCACAAGGATTACCTGATCGCGCAATTGCTGATCGGGGGAGAGACGAGCGGGAACAACAGCTACGACGGGGTAAGCTTTTTCAATGGCGCGCACGCGTCGGGCGATTCGGGCAGCCAGGGCAATCTGCTGACGGCGTCGGCGCAGAACGAGGATGCTCCGACGGTCGCGGAGTTCAAGGAGGCGTTGAAGGCGGCGATCGGGGCGATGCTGGCGTTCAAGGATGACCAGGGCGAGCCGATGCTGATCGACACGACGGGGCTGGTGTGCGTCGTGCCGCCGACGATGCTGTTCACGGCGACGGAGGCGATCAATTCGACGGTAGTAGATAATACAAGCAACGCGCTGGCGGGGATCGCGAAGGTTGTCTCAATGCCGTGGCTGACGGATCTGTCGAAGTGGTACCTGTTGAAGACGGACGGCGTGGTGCGGCCGTTCATCTTTCAGGATCGCGAACCGATCGAGTTCAGCGCGTTGTCGGAGGATTCGGAAGAGGCGTTTCGGCGCGAGAAGTTTCTGTACGGCGTTCGGGCGCGGTATCGGATGACGTACGGGTACTGGCAGTACGCGGTGCGGACGGATTTTGTTTGA
- a CDS encoding 6-carboxytetrahydropterin synthase, which yields MVELTQSFEFSASHRLHVASLSDEANRRVFGKCNNPNGHGHNYEVRVTVGGELTADRGTVVEVPQFEAVVKREVIDRLDHKHLNSDVAEFAGVNPSVENIARVIWGLLEEPLKPARLLRVRVYETAKTYAEYSGG from the coding sequence ATGGTGGAACTGACGCAGAGTTTTGAGTTTTCGGCGTCGCATCGGCTGCACGTGGCGTCGTTGTCGGACGAGGCGAATCGGCGAGTGTTCGGCAAATGTAATAATCCCAACGGTCACGGACACAATTACGAAGTGCGGGTGACGGTGGGGGGGGAGTTGACGGCCGACCGGGGCACCGTGGTGGAGGTTCCGCAGTTTGAAGCGGTGGTGAAGCGCGAGGTGATTGACCGGCTGGATCACAAGCATTTGAACAGTGATGTGGCGGAGTTCGCGGGTGTGAATCCGTCGGTGGAAAACATCGCGCGGGTGATCTGGGGATTGCTGGAGGAGCCGTTGAAGCCGGCGCGGCTGCTTCGGGTGCGGGTGTATGAGACGGCGAAGACGTATGCGGAGTATTCGGGCGGGTGA
- a CDS encoding HEAT repeat domain-containing protein yields the protein MRRAVISPLAIDQFFLGCRDLAADKAIVDAMPQVPESRQRNLLHILFEHGTDEGLEAVPTLFHHLGITAQSDVIANVAQLFGALRATSRHPETQSRLNSIQIIQRSLNPRLAYLAAIALNDGAVQVRAEAAATIRVLTTHHWRTHHETRKVLRDLSSDAPSHDAAADRHLAHAIVQTLQMIRDERGHLLEALRDAVGNFDTHHRTEVLQAAMLLAEDLEQSLFHPNTLKRGKITQAMMELFTDQITPELAPFVYIALCHPEPRRRVLNALAATRNDDFFVGMIRCHWLAREPRIRRGLAFVRSLAWLADPMRAAFSLPADAASLAPDWLLTLGIPTDQKIALLRQFTLIDNPAANRAALWALVQINVPASTLALRELLDHENHALRRIAELELKHRRRIEDRLVPTRLNRPEGWARMLHRAAIDEEFESLWNRFDQLDPREAGAAGPCALRYISGFATQVQVRLVSNQAADRLRAVRLIIALNVAPEFARTLFNMANDPDAEVRAATLEAVARVHDETARRILERALADDNPLVQTAAIDALDYINDRRRAELVAPHCDSLHAPVRAAAVRVLLRLHKPDGANELLKMLKDPRPDHRCHALWIIDLLKLTPLHARVSEMCHHDPDPRIERIAHHVARRLLKASNSPEPAAATQTALATNPAVETAS from the coding sequence GTGCGCCGCGCCGTGATTTCTCCCCTGGCCATTGACCAATTCTTTCTTGGATGCCGCGATCTCGCCGCCGACAAGGCCATCGTCGACGCGATGCCGCAAGTCCCCGAATCCCGACAAAGAAACCTGCTGCACATCCTCTTTGAGCACGGCACCGACGAAGGGCTGGAAGCCGTTCCCACCCTCTTCCACCATCTCGGAATAACCGCGCAGTCCGATGTCATCGCAAACGTCGCGCAACTCTTCGGCGCCCTGCGCGCCACCTCTCGCCACCCCGAAACACAATCCCGCCTGAACAGCATCCAGATCATTCAACGAAGCCTCAATCCGCGCCTCGCTTACCTCGCCGCCATCGCCCTCAACGACGGCGCCGTCCAGGTCCGCGCCGAAGCCGCCGCCACCATCCGTGTACTCACGACCCATCACTGGCGAACGCACCATGAAACTCGCAAGGTCCTCCGAGACCTCTCCTCCGATGCGCCAAGCCACGACGCCGCGGCCGACCGCCACCTCGCCCATGCCATCGTTCAAACCCTTCAGATGATCCGCGACGAACGCGGCCATCTGCTCGAAGCACTCCGCGACGCCGTCGGCAACTTCGACACGCACCATCGCACCGAGGTCCTTCAGGCTGCCATGCTCCTCGCTGAAGATCTCGAGCAAAGCCTCTTCCATCCCAACACTCTCAAACGCGGCAAGATCACCCAGGCCATGATGGAGCTGTTCACTGACCAGATCACTCCCGAATTAGCGCCGTTCGTCTACATCGCCCTCTGCCACCCCGAACCGCGACGCCGCGTCCTCAACGCCCTGGCCGCCACCCGCAACGACGACTTCTTTGTCGGCATGATCCGATGCCACTGGCTCGCACGCGAACCTCGCATCCGACGAGGACTCGCCTTCGTTCGCTCGCTCGCCTGGCTCGCCGACCCCATGCGCGCCGCCTTCTCGCTCCCTGCCGATGCCGCCTCGCTTGCTCCAGACTGGCTCCTCACCCTCGGAATCCCGACCGATCAGAAGATTGCCCTCTTGCGACAGTTCACCCTGATCGACAACCCCGCCGCAAACCGCGCCGCCCTCTGGGCACTCGTGCAGATCAACGTCCCCGCCTCCACCCTCGCGCTTCGGGAACTCCTCGACCACGAAAACCACGCCTTGCGACGGATCGCTGAACTCGAACTGAAACATCGCCGCCGTATCGAAGATCGACTCGTCCCAACCCGGCTCAATCGCCCGGAAGGCTGGGCGCGCATGCTCCACCGCGCCGCCATCGACGAGGAATTCGAAAGCCTCTGGAATCGATTCGATCAACTCGACCCGCGCGAAGCCGGCGCCGCTGGACCTTGCGCCCTCCGCTACATCTCCGGTTTTGCCACCCAGGTCCAGGTCCGCCTCGTCAGCAATCAGGCCGCGGACCGCCTCCGCGCCGTGCGGCTCATCATCGCCCTAAACGTCGCTCCCGAATTCGCTCGCACCCTCTTTAACATGGCAAACGATCCCGACGCCGAAGTCCGCGCCGCCACCCTCGAAGCCGTGGCGCGCGTGCACGACGAAACCGCGCGACGCATCCTCGAGCGGGCACTCGCCGACGACAACCCCCTCGTGCAAACCGCCGCCATCGACGCCCTCGACTACATCAACGACCGCCGGCGCGCCGAACTCGTCGCACCCCATTGCGACAGCCTGCACGCCCCAGTCCGCGCCGCCGCCGTGCGCGTCCTCCTCCGACTGCACAAGCCCGATGGCGCCAACGAACTGCTGAAAATGCTCAAGGACCCCCGGCCCGATCACCGCTGCCACGCCCTCTGGATCATCGACCTCCTCAAACTCACGCCACTCCACGCCAGAGTGTCTGAAATGTGTCACCACGACCCCGACCCTCGAATCGAACGCATCGCCCACCACGTCGCACGCCGATTGCTCAAGGCCTCCAACTCCCCGGAACCGGCCGCTGCGACGCAAACCGCCCTCGCCACGAACCCGGCCGTGGAGACCGCTTCATGA
- a CDS encoding NADAR family protein: protein MGCVARPCVQSARVPTIDGSAGVGAAAIDSFSGEYRYLSNFWLAAVTYEGKRYPSVEHAYQAAKTLDVGERARIAGLATASEAKRAGRGLRVRVDWEQVKLGVMEQCVRDKFLNHADLGAKLLATGEAELVEGNDWGDRFWGVCEGRGENHLGKILMKVRSELRRGKGGG, encoded by the coding sequence ATGGGCTGCGTGGCCCGGCCTTGTGTTCAATCCGCGCGGGTTCCGACGATTGATGGATCGGCGGGCGTGGGGGCGGCTGCGATTGATTCGTTTTCCGGTGAGTATCGTTATTTGTCTAATTTTTGGCTGGCGGCCGTGACGTATGAGGGGAAGCGGTATCCGTCGGTTGAGCATGCGTACCAGGCGGCGAAGACGCTCGATGTTGGTGAGCGGGCGCGAATCGCGGGGCTGGCGACGGCATCGGAGGCCAAGCGTGCCGGGCGTGGATTGAGGGTGCGCGTCGACTGGGAGCAGGTGAAGCTCGGTGTGATGGAGCAGTGTGTTCGCGACAAGTTTCTGAATCACGCTGATTTGGGTGCGAAGCTGCTGGCGACGGGCGAGGCCGAACTGGTCGAGGGGAACGACTGGGGCGATCGGTTCTGGGGCGTTTGTGAGGGCCGGGGAGAAAACCATCTTGGCAAGATCCTGATGAAGGTACGGTCGGAGCTTCGCCGGGGTAAAGGGGGCGGTTGA
- a CDS encoding DUF1320 domain-containing protein has product MAYITNGDIESWIGPAAYVQLTDDDGSGTANTSRVDEARLGAEGEANSYLAARYAVPVDLTSEPEVGSVLRCFVLDLAAYRLHSRKPPVPGDVVRRREEAVTWFARVASGLVQLPSSLALRENSALGIGGESAGPDRSMTRESLNGL; this is encoded by the coding sequence ATGGCATACATCACGAACGGCGACATCGAGTCGTGGATCGGGCCGGCGGCGTACGTTCAGTTGACCGATGACGACGGGAGTGGTACGGCGAATACGTCGCGGGTGGACGAGGCGCGGCTGGGCGCGGAGGGCGAGGCGAACAGTTACCTGGCGGCGCGGTACGCGGTGCCGGTTGATCTGACCTCGGAGCCGGAGGTTGGGTCGGTGTTGCGGTGCTTTGTGCTGGACCTCGCGGCGTACCGGTTGCACAGCCGCAAGCCGCCGGTGCCGGGCGATGTGGTGAGACGTCGTGAGGAGGCGGTGACGTGGTTTGCGCGGGTGGCATCGGGGCTGGTTCAGTTGCCGTCGAGTCTGGCGCTGCGTGAGAATTCGGCGTTGGGAATCGGCGGCGAATCGGCGGGACCGGATCGCTCGATGACGCGCGAGAGTCTGAACGGGCTGTGA